GTTTGTTTATTGTTTTAACAATTTTTTTAATTGCCTTAGGTCATAATTTTTATGAAAATCACCAATCTAAAATTTCTGATTTTATTGCTATTAAAATATTTTTATTAGCTGGTGCTGTAGCTATGGTATCCTTTGGAAATTTAGCAATGTTCTTTTTAGGAATTGAGGTTTTATCAATTGCACTTTATATTCTAGCTGCTAGTGATCGAATGAATTTAAAAAGTAATGAAGCTGGAATGAAGTATTTCTTGATGGGATCTTTTGCCTCTGGGATTATTCTTTTTGGAATTTGTTTAATTTATGGCGCAATGGGTAGTTTTGATGTTATTGAAATTTCTGAGCTTTCTCGTTCTGCTGAATTGCCAGTTTGGTTTCCAATAGGGATTGTTTTGTTAACTATCGGAATGCTATTTAAAGTGGCAGCTGTGCCATTTCATTTTTGGGCACCTGATGTTTATGAGGGTTCACCAGCATTAACTACTGCCTTAATGAGTACCTTAGCAAAGGTTGTGGCTATGGCTACTTTGTATAAATTACTTTCTGTTATGAATGCTGACATGACTGAGTCATTCAAAATGATTGTGGTTGTGATTTCAATGGCGTCTATGACTGTGGGGAACATTATGGCTTTAAGGCAAACAAACGTTAAGCGTATGCTTGCTTTTTCGGGAATATCTCATGCAGGTTTTATGTTAATGACCTTGTTAAGTCTTTCTACTTCTGCAGGTAGCTTGTTGTATTATGCCTCAGCATATTCTCTTGCCGGAATGGC
This portion of the Flavobacterium sp. CECT 9288 genome encodes:
- a CDS encoding NADH-quinone oxidoreductase subunit N, producing the protein MNTLIAIIGLGVLCLLFEIFNLRKAIVPISILGLLAVLGLTVSEFNTAEIYYNNMIAVSTFSSAFSCLFIVLTIFLIALGHNFYENHQSKISDFIAIKIFLLAGAVAMVSFGNLAMFFLGIEVLSIALYILAASDRMNLKSNEAGMKYFLMGSFASGIILFGICLIYGAMGSFDVIEISELSRSAELPVWFPIGIVLLTIGMLFKVAAVPFHFWAPDVYEGSPALTTALMSTLAKVVAMATLYKLLSVMNADMTESFKMIVVVISMASMTVGNIMALRQTNVKRMLAFSGISHAGFMLMTLLSLSTSAGSLLYYASAYSLAGMAAFSVLLYVCKNRDNEDIVNFHGLGKTNPILAAILTASLLSMAGIPIFAGFFAKLVLFSETIQAGFMALVIVAVVNSIISVGYYFKLILAMYTKDANEERKGTPVIIYAVAVIAIVLNIALGLFPSFVLDILA